From Neisseria musculi, the proteins below share one genomic window:
- a CDS encoding lysophospholipid acyltransferase family protein codes for MLYLRNFIYWLVLVLITPLMFALILPAALIPKGANYVGRAWALVLVWLLKNIVGLRYRVEGIDNIPAQPSIICSKHQSGWETLAFQEIFPLHVFVAKKELFKIPFFGWGLKLANTIGIDRSNRAQANRRLMEQGLARKKEGFWIAIFPEGTRLPPGQRGKYKLGGARMAQMFEMDLVPVALNSGEFWPKNSFWKHPGEITVVIGKPVAYNGGTPEAIMVQCESWIEAQQQKIGGKGPFAAAKAV; via the coding sequence ATGCTTTATCTGCGCAACTTTATCTATTGGCTGGTGCTGGTTTTGATTACCCCGCTGATGTTTGCCTTAATTCTGCCCGCCGCCCTGATACCCAAGGGAGCGAATTATGTGGGGCGCGCATGGGCGCTGGTGTTGGTGTGGCTGCTGAAAAACATTGTCGGCCTAAGATACCGAGTGGAAGGCATCGACAATATTCCCGCGCAACCTTCGATTATTTGTAGCAAGCACCAATCGGGCTGGGAAACGTTGGCGTTTCAAGAAATTTTTCCTCTGCACGTTTTCGTGGCCAAAAAAGAGTTGTTTAAAATCCCGTTTTTCGGTTGGGGCTTGAAACTGGCCAACACCATCGGCATAGACCGCAGCAACCGCGCCCAGGCCAACCGCCGGTTGATGGAGCAGGGCTTGGCGCGCAAAAAAGAAGGTTTTTGGATTGCCATCTTCCCCGAGGGCACCCGCCTGCCGCCCGGGCAGCGCGGCAAATACAAACTCGGCGGGGCGCGCATGGCGCAGATGTTTGAAATGGACTTGGTGCCGGTGGCGCTCAACAGCGGCGAATTTTGGCCGAAAAACTCGTTTTGGAAACACCCCGGCGAAATCACCGTGGTTATCGGCAAACCTGTTGCCTATAACGGCGGCACGCCCGAAGCCATCATGGTGCAATGCGAAAGCTGGATTGAAGCGCAGCAGCAAAAAATCGGCGGCAAGGGGCCGTTTGCTGCTGCAAAGGCCGTCTGA
- a CDS encoding IS1595 family transposase — MRKSRLSQYKQNKLIELFVAGVTARTAAQLVSVNKNTAAYYFHRLRLLIYHNSPHLEMLDGEVEVDESYFGGQRKGKRGRGAAGKVAVFGLLKRNGKVYTVAVPNTQTATLLPIIREQVKPDSIVYTDCYKSYDVLDVSEFSHFRINHSTHFAERQNHINGIENFWNQAKRHLRKFNGIPKEHFELYLKECEWRFNNSEIKFQISILKQSVKQDLF, encoded by the coding sequence ATGAGAAAAAGTCGTTTAAGTCAGTACAAGCAAAACAAACTGATTGAACTATTTGTTGCAGGTGTTACCGCCCGCACAGCGGCGCAATTAGTTAGCGTCAATAAAAATACCGCTGCCTATTACTTCCACCGTTTGCGCTTACTTATCTATCACAACAGCCCGCATCTGGAAATGCTTGATGGTGAAGTAGAAGTTGATGAAAGCTATTTTGGCGGACAACGCAAAGGCAAACGTGGTCGCGGTGCGGCTGGCAAAGTGGCTGTATTCGGGCTTTTGAAGCGTAATGGTAAGGTTTACACCGTTGCCGTACCCAATACACAAACTGCGACTTTATTGCCAATTATCCGCGAGCAAGTGAAGCCTGACAGCATTGTTTATACCGATTGTTACAAAAGTTATGACGTTCTTGATGTGAGCGAATTTTCACATTTTCGGATCAATCACAGCACACATTTTGCTGAGCGACAAAATCACATTAACGGAATTGAGAACTTTTGGAACCAAGCAAAACGCCATTTACGCAAGTTTAACGGCATTCCCAAAGAGCATTTTGAACTGTATTTGAAAGAGTGTGAATGGCGTTTTAACAACAGTGAGATAAAATTTCAAATTTCTATTTTAAAACAATCAGTAAAGCAGGATTTGTTCTAG
- the gmhB gene encoding D-glycero-beta-D-manno-heptose 1,7-bisphosphate 7-phosphatase, protein MKLIILDRDGVINLDRDDFVKSAEEWVPVEGSMDAVAFLTEAGYTLAVATNQSGISRNYFTVETLTEMHAKMHRLVQQAGGKIDGIWFCPHTAEDGCNCRKPKPGMITDIIERFNAEAAETWLVGDSLRDLQAIDAAGGKPALVLTGKGKKTLEREGDNLPVSTQIFDNLLAFSQYVTRQENDRETKES, encoded by the coding sequence ATGAAACTGATTATTCTCGACCGCGACGGCGTGATTAACCTCGACCGCGACGATTTCGTAAAATCCGCCGAAGAATGGGTGCCGGTAGAAGGCAGCATGGACGCTGTTGCCTTTCTCACCGAGGCAGGCTACACCCTTGCCGTGGCCACCAACCAATCGGGCATAAGCCGCAACTATTTCACTGTGGAAACGCTCACCGAGATGCATGCCAAAATGCACCGGCTGGTGCAGCAGGCAGGCGGCAAAATAGACGGCATCTGGTTTTGCCCGCACACGGCAGAAGACGGTTGCAACTGCCGCAAACCCAAACCCGGCATGATTACCGACATTATCGAGCGGTTTAACGCCGAAGCTGCCGAAACCTGGCTGGTGGGCGACAGCCTGCGCGATTTGCAGGCCATCGATGCGGCAGGCGGCAAACCCGCGCTGGTGCTCACCGGTAAGGGTAAAAAAACATTGGAGCGCGAGGGCGACAACCTGCCGGTGAGTACGCAGATATTCGACAACCTGCTGGCGTTTTCGCAATACGTTACCCGGCAGGAAAACGATAGGGAAACCAAAGAAAGCTGA
- a CDS encoding glycosyltransferase family 4 protein, producing MPAKPLAFSINCFRRGGGMESYTFDLVRHLAGNGRSVRIYAAKFDTALPEYACIEPCLIRQSLVPKKLRPFFFSAQLQPHRRPGERLIACNPSDHASVFVCGGTHLGYLRSMGKSADPLDKLTVCRNRSNYATARLIMAHSAQMQRELVELYGIDAAKIRVVYPPADTRRFYPDAGSAAAARRRYGFRDDETVFLFPSTGHTRKGLGLLAAFFERTDLPVKLAVAGSPLPRPMKNTVELGFCNDMPALYRAADYTVMASFYEPFGLVGVESVLSGTRVVLSDNMACTEVMNGGAGFFFSRENPESLAEAVRQAVALKQAGGHKIAGPLQALTYNPDVAHHIAGLDAMLQAV from the coding sequence ATGCCTGCAAAACCCTTAGCTTTCAGCATTAACTGCTTCCGCCGCGGCGGCGGCATGGAAAGCTACACTTTCGATTTGGTGCGCCATCTTGCCGGCAACGGCCGCAGCGTGCGCATTTATGCGGCGAAATTCGACACTGCCCTGCCCGAGTATGCCTGCATCGAACCCTGCCTGATTCGGCAAAGCCTGGTGCCTAAGAAGCTCAGGCCGTTTTTCTTTTCGGCACAATTGCAGCCGCACCGCCGGCCCGGGGAGCGGCTGATTGCCTGCAACCCCAGCGATCATGCCTCTGTGTTTGTTTGCGGCGGCACACATTTGGGCTATTTGCGCAGCATGGGCAAAAGTGCCGACCCGCTCGACAAATTAACCGTTTGCCGCAACCGCAGCAATTATGCCACCGCGCGCCTGATTATGGCGCACTCGGCACAGATGCAGCGCGAGCTGGTGGAGCTTTACGGCATCGATGCTGCCAAAATCCGCGTGGTTTACCCGCCCGCCGACACCCGCCGTTTTTACCCCGATGCCGGCTCGGCTGCCGCCGCGCGCCGCCGCTACGGTTTTCGCGATGATGAAACCGTTTTTCTGTTTCCGTCCACCGGCCATACGCGCAAAGGGTTGGGTTTGCTGGCCGCATTTTTCGAGCGCACCGATTTGCCGGTGAAGCTTGCCGTTGCAGGCTCGCCGCTGCCGCGCCCGATGAAAAACACGGTGGAGCTGGGCTTTTGCAACGATATGCCCGCGCTTTACCGTGCCGCCGACTACACCGTGATGGCATCGTTTTACGAGCCGTTCGGCCTGGTGGGCGTTGAATCGGTGTTGAGCGGCACCCGCGTGGTTTTGTCGGACAATATGGCCTGCACCGAAGTGATGAACGGCGGGGCAGGTTTTTTCTTTTCGCGCGAAAACCCCGAATCCCTGGCCGAAGCTGTGCGGCAGGCAGTAGCCCTCAAGCAGGCGGGCGGCCATAAAATTGCAGGGCCGCTGCAAGCCTTAACCTACAATCCCGATGTGGCGCACCACATTGCCGGGCTGGATGCCATGCTGCAGGCCGTCTGA
- a CDS encoding cell surface protein, with the protein MYDHVQFHTDENYPAGLPPENAATHIGMYWAWAASQHLSNPVWQSAPETAADFAAMLEGGISGAEFLCRHMGGALTREDFNEFGRRFADFYYDDEEEGYGAFMEDYVRTMNTPALESFYHVADNAENRAALEAVFQAAFEAWDASLRSQH; encoded by the coding sequence ATGTATGACCATGTTCAATTCCACACTGACGAAAACTACCCCGCCGGTCTGCCGCCGGAAAACGCAGCCACCCATATCGGCATGTATTGGGCGTGGGCGGCATCGCAACACCTGTCCAACCCTGTTTGGCAGAGTGCGCCCGAAACCGCCGCCGACTTTGCCGCTATGCTCGAAGGCGGCATCAGCGGTGCCGAATTTTTGTGCCGGCATATGGGCGGCGCACTCACGCGCGAAGATTTTAATGAGTTTGGCCGGCGTTTTGCCGATTTTTATTACGATGATGAAGAAGAGGGCTACGGTGCGTTTATGGAAGACTATGTGCGCACCATGAACACGCCCGCACTCGAGAGTTTTTACCATGTTGCCGATAATGCCGAAAACCGCGCTGCTTTGGAAGCAGTATTCCAAGCCGCTTTTGAAGCCTGGGATGCCAGCCTGCGCAGCCAACATTGA
- a CDS encoding RNA pyrophosphohydrolase, translating to MLDREGYRPNVGIILTNDRNEVFWGKRVREHSWQFPQGGIKPGESPETAMYRELLEEVGLLPHHVKILGRTRDWLRYDVPSHWVRREWRGSYRGQKQIWYLLRLVGRESDVHLRATSHPEFDGWRWHQYWAPIDEVIDFKREVYEGALSELSRFLRGLETLEEFNGRQQAGR from the coding sequence ATGCTCGACCGTGAAGGCTATCGCCCCAATGTCGGTATTATTTTAACCAATGACCGCAACGAGGTTTTTTGGGGCAAGCGTGTGCGCGAACACTCGTGGCAGTTTCCGCAAGGCGGCATCAAGCCGGGCGAAAGCCCTGAAACCGCGATGTACCGCGAGCTTCTTGAAGAGGTGGGCTTGCTGCCGCACCATGTGAAAATTTTGGGGCGTACACGCGATTGGTTGCGCTATGATGTGCCTTCGCACTGGGTGCGCCGCGAGTGGCGCGGTTCCTACCGCGGCCAAAAGCAGATTTGGTATCTGCTGCGTTTGGTCGGCCGCGAAAGCGATGTGCATCTGCGTGCCACCAGCCACCCGGAGTTTGACGGCTGGCGGTGGCACCAATATTGGGCGCCGATAGATGAGGTGATTGATTTTAAAAGAGAAGTATATGAAGGGGCATTGAGCGAGCTGTCGCGTTTTCTGCGCGGTTTGGAAACCCTGGAAGAATTTAACGGCAGGCAGCAGGCAGGCCGTTAG